A stretch of the Sphingobacterium thalpophilum genome encodes the following:
- a CDS encoding glycerophosphodiester phosphodiesterase family protein, with product MKRSLLKAAFWALLLPIASCSVMKNSASTTGGFPKLSLEAHRGGRGLYPEESVAAMKNAIDIPKVTTLEMDCHITKDRKVVVFHDDYLNPKFVLKPDGSEIPEKDKSLKIYNLLYKDLIKYDIGSKFYQEFPEQKKQVTRIAKLADLIDSTEAYAALKRKDPMFYNIEVKSKEGKDGIYHPRVEEFVDLIIQVITEKKIAPRTVIQSFDIRAVQYLHKAYPQIKVSFLIDANYTKSPQETIEALGFTPFIISPHQKLVTAEFVKQYHKANIRVIPWTVNSKAEIDKLKALKVDGIISDYPNLF from the coding sequence ATGAAAAGAAGTCTTTTGAAAGCAGCCTTCTGGGCCTTATTATTACCAATAGCATCTTGCTCAGTTATGAAAAATTCAGCATCAACGACCGGTGGTTTCCCGAAATTAAGCTTAGAAGCCCACCGCGGAGGGCGCGGCCTATATCCCGAAGAATCCGTTGCGGCGATGAAAAATGCAATCGATATCCCTAAGGTAACGACATTGGAAATGGATTGCCACATTACCAAAGACCGAAAGGTAGTAGTTTTTCATGACGATTATCTTAACCCCAAATTTGTACTGAAGCCTGATGGCAGTGAAATTCCGGAAAAAGATAAGTCACTGAAAATATACAACTTGCTATACAAAGATCTCATAAAATATGATATCGGATCGAAGTTTTATCAGGAATTTCCCGAACAGAAAAAACAGGTTACGCGGATTGCCAAACTCGCCGATCTGATCGACAGTACGGAAGCCTACGCTGCGTTAAAAAGAAAAGATCCCATGTTTTATAATATTGAAGTCAAAAGCAAGGAAGGTAAAGATGGCATCTACCACCCACGCGTAGAAGAGTTTGTGGACCTGATAATACAAGTGATCACCGAGAAGAAAATTGCTCCACGGACTGTGATACAGTCATTCGATATCCGTGCCGTTCAATATTTACATAAAGCTTACCCTCAGATTAAAGTATCGTTCCTGATCGATGCAAATTATACAAAGAGTCCTCAGGAGACTATCGAAGCACTGGGTTTTACGCCATTCATTATTAGCCCGCATCAGAAGCTGGTCACGGCCGAATTTGTCAAACAGTATCATAAAGCGAATATCAGGGTAATCCCGTGGACGGTCAACAGCAAGGCTGAAATCGACAAATTAAAAGCCCTAAAAGTTGACGGAATCATCAGCGATTATCCCAATCTATTTTAG
- a CDS encoding DsbA family oxidoreductase gives MKIEIWSDIICPFCYIGLTKLEMALQESENQVPAEISWKSYQLNPDFPADAPGMPTYDYLIRSKGMSMDDVVAMTAQLSAQGKELGIELNFDRAIVVNTRKAHRLLHFAQIQGKATALKKALFKAHFTDGLDVNDSAVLLELARAQELQVEAIKTLLDTIAYDYEVTQDIQEGVNLGLRGVPFFVFDRKYAIPGAQPLEVFHNTIKDCQAAAALPLQQRGETGASCDPESGKCE, from the coding sequence ATGAAAATAGAAATCTGGTCGGACATCATTTGTCCTTTTTGTTATATAGGCCTGACCAAACTGGAGATGGCTTTACAGGAATCCGAAAATCAAGTTCCAGCTGAAATTAGCTGGAAATCGTATCAGCTTAACCCTGATTTTCCTGCTGATGCGCCCGGAATGCCCACGTACGACTATCTTATCCGAAGCAAAGGCATGAGTATGGATGATGTCGTCGCCATGACGGCTCAGTTAAGCGCACAGGGTAAAGAGCTGGGTATCGAACTGAACTTTGACAGAGCCATCGTCGTAAACACCAGAAAAGCGCATCGGCTGCTTCATTTTGCACAAATACAGGGCAAGGCAACTGCTTTAAAAAAGGCATTGTTTAAAGCTCATTTTACAGATGGTCTGGATGTTAACGATTCTGCGGTACTGCTTGAACTCGCTCGTGCACAAGAGCTGCAGGTTGAAGCCATCAAAACCCTGCTGGATACAATAGCATACGATTACGAGGTCACTCAGGATATTCAGGAAGGTGTGAATCTGGGGCTTCGTGGTGTTCCATTTTTTGTTTTTGACCGAAAATATGCCATTCCGGGAGCGCAGCCATTGGAGGTCTTCCACAACACGATCAAAGACTGCCAGGCGGCCGCAGCCCTGCCCCTTCAACAGCGCGGCGAAACAGGTGCTTCCTGCGACCCAGAATCCGGAAAATGTGAATAA
- the smc gene encoding chromosome segregation protein SMC, whose protein sequence is MQLTKLEIKGFKSFGDKITINFNDGVTAIVGPNGCGKSNVVDAIRWVLGEQSTKMLRSDKMENIIFNGTKNRKPANLAEVSLTFNNNNNILPTEFTTVTVTRKLFRNGDSEYRLNDVKCRLKDITDLFLDTGVGADSYSIIELKMIDEIINNKDNSRRNLFEEASGISKYKVRKKQTLAKLRDTEADLSRVDDLLLEITKNLKSLENQAKKAEKYTQLKEEYKQSSIDLAYYRIADFSAELERLQTQESKVQQDANAAQQAILQAEADLQALRQSNLEQEKNLSVQQKATQEFVNKIRGYESEKKIKNEKVKNLQDKENRLNLDINSDKQQLNHVLYTIKRLNEELFDEQHKLESLKDNLETNKSEVDALRGQQQSAKGKLDIFNRSNAELQARIYKLEKDLAVFNIQKEALLQEAIRNTVDTEAKEIELQQFNHAVAELEGRVEAQQIQFETANQLEQELQTQIGQIQANLEELKAQLAKALRLVDAKQNEYNLTKSLIDNLEGFPDSIRFLKKNAGWKKQPPLFSDVLFCQEDYRVAIENYLEPVMNHYVVDTQQDAVQAIQLLGDAAKGRASFFVLDAIDSVLSPKRPPNDNLMSALDVITVDDKYKALCTLLLQHVYILKHDDEKELMQKLPTEGQVILQKNGRYAKHHLGLSGGSVGLFEGKRIGRAKNLEVLAQEINDLNKEIARLEDKITAESVRLETLRSNSQKELIDELRFQLNRLNNELITVKTKQEQYQAFISNALTRKKDIQEKIEGIEADLRIAEPELQELRLQKEQSVAELAELQDQFHEISEVLNEKSTTFNQENISYHQQLNKVSNITKDLEFRETQKDDYEARLERNTVELTEVQEALRTTIPFEDEEDQDLIAMYEQKIALEDALKELEDAYYGDKQRINNLEDSLTQQRRSKEQSDFLVAEIKDKKTALQIDLNALKERLSVEFNIELKDLIEREDMPELTEDQTTLTSKCNKLKKQLDEFGTINLMAKEAFDEMNERYDFINKEKADLIEAKSSLMATIKEIDDTAQVQFMFTFNAVRDNFVKVFRSLFNEEDSCDLILTDPNNPLDSDIDIIARPKGKRPLSINQLSGGEKTLTSTALLFSLYLSKPAPFCIFDEVDAPLDDTNIDKFNNIIRDFSKNSQFIVVSHNKKTIASTDIIYGVTMVEQGVSRVVAVDLREVA, encoded by the coding sequence ATGCAATTAACCAAACTAGAAATAAAAGGATTTAAAAGTTTCGGAGACAAGATCACGATCAACTTTAACGACGGTGTCACCGCAATCGTGGGACCAAATGGATGTGGAAAATCCAATGTAGTTGATGCTATCCGTTGGGTATTGGGCGAACAGAGTACCAAGATGCTACGCTCCGACAAGATGGAAAATATTATTTTCAACGGGACAAAAAACCGCAAACCAGCCAACCTCGCTGAAGTGTCTCTGACTTTCAATAATAACAATAATATTCTGCCTACAGAATTCACGACAGTTACGGTCACCCGTAAATTATTTCGAAACGGAGACAGCGAATACCGTCTAAACGATGTAAAATGTCGTCTAAAAGATATCACTGACCTATTTTTGGATACCGGAGTTGGCGCCGACAGCTATTCCATTATCGAATTGAAAATGATTGATGAAATCATCAACAATAAAGATAATTCCCGCAGAAACCTGTTTGAAGAAGCTTCAGGAATCTCAAAGTATAAAGTGCGTAAAAAGCAGACGTTGGCCAAATTAAGAGATACCGAAGCAGATCTCAGCCGGGTGGATGACCTGCTGCTTGAAATCACAAAAAATCTTAAATCGCTCGAAAACCAAGCTAAAAAAGCTGAAAAATATACGCAGCTTAAGGAAGAATATAAACAGAGTAGTATCGATCTTGCTTATTATCGAATTGCTGATTTTTCGGCCGAACTCGAGCGGCTACAGACCCAGGAGTCTAAAGTACAACAGGATGCCAATGCGGCACAGCAAGCAATTCTCCAAGCCGAAGCTGACTTGCAGGCCCTGCGACAGTCTAATCTAGAGCAGGAAAAAAACCTCTCGGTTCAACAAAAAGCGACACAGGAATTTGTTAACAAGATCCGTGGCTATGAGTCTGAGAAAAAAATCAAAAATGAAAAGGTTAAAAACCTTCAGGATAAAGAAAACCGCCTAAACCTGGATATCAATAGCGATAAGCAACAGCTCAATCATGTGCTTTATACCATCAAACGTTTGAATGAGGAGCTATTTGACGAACAGCATAAATTGGAGTCTCTAAAAGATAACCTGGAGACAAATAAATCTGAAGTAGATGCCCTACGCGGTCAGCAACAGTCCGCCAAAGGGAAACTCGATATCTTCAACAGGAGCAACGCTGAGTTACAGGCCCGTATATACAAGCTGGAAAAAGATCTGGCCGTCTTCAACATACAAAAAGAGGCATTGCTCCAGGAGGCAATCCGCAATACTGTAGATACCGAAGCCAAAGAAATAGAACTGCAGCAGTTCAATCATGCTGTAGCCGAACTTGAAGGCCGTGTCGAGGCACAACAGATTCAGTTTGAGACGGCCAACCAGCTGGAACAGGAATTACAGACACAGATCGGACAAATTCAGGCCAACCTGGAGGAATTAAAAGCACAATTAGCCAAAGCTCTTCGTCTGGTAGATGCCAAGCAAAATGAGTATAATCTCACGAAATCCCTGATCGACAACCTGGAAGGATTTCCCGATTCTATTCGTTTTCTAAAAAAGAATGCCGGATGGAAAAAACAACCGCCACTTTTCTCTGATGTCCTATTCTGTCAGGAAGATTATCGGGTAGCGATTGAAAACTACCTCGAGCCGGTCATGAACCATTATGTGGTCGACACGCAGCAGGATGCTGTACAGGCTATCCAGCTCTTGGGCGATGCCGCAAAAGGCAGGGCCAGCTTTTTTGTTCTTGATGCCATTGATTCAGTCCTGAGCCCGAAGCGTCCACCAAACGACAATCTTATGTCTGCACTGGATGTGATTACTGTAGATGACAAATATAAAGCACTTTGCACACTGCTGCTCCAGCATGTGTATATTTTAAAGCATGACGATGAAAAAGAGCTCATGCAAAAATTGCCGACCGAAGGTCAGGTGATTTTGCAAAAAAATGGTCGTTATGCCAAACATCATTTAGGACTCTCCGGTGGATCAGTCGGGCTATTTGAAGGCAAGCGGATCGGCAGAGCGAAGAACCTGGAAGTCCTTGCCCAGGAAATCAACGACCTAAACAAGGAAATTGCGCGGCTCGAAGATAAGATTACTGCGGAGTCAGTACGGCTCGAGACCCTGCGGAGCAATTCGCAGAAAGAGCTTATCGATGAACTCCGTTTCCAACTGAACAGACTTAACAATGAGCTGATCACAGTAAAAACAAAACAGGAGCAATATCAGGCATTCATCAGTAATGCCCTAACCCGTAAAAAAGATATTCAGGAAAAAATCGAAGGCATAGAAGCCGACCTAAGGATCGCAGAGCCCGAATTGCAGGAACTGCGGCTGCAAAAGGAACAAAGTGTAGCTGAACTTGCAGAACTGCAGGACCAGTTTCATGAGATATCTGAGGTGTTAAACGAAAAGTCCACAACCTTCAATCAGGAAAACATCAGCTATCATCAACAGTTAAATAAGGTTTCCAATATAACCAAAGATCTCGAGTTTAGAGAGACCCAAAAAGACGACTACGAAGCCCGATTAGAACGTAATACCGTTGAATTGACGGAAGTTCAGGAAGCGTTGCGGACAACCATTCCTTTTGAAGATGAGGAGGACCAGGATCTCATCGCCATGTATGAACAAAAAATTGCCCTGGAGGATGCTCTTAAGGAACTCGAAGATGCCTATTATGGTGACAAACAAAGAATCAATAACCTAGAAGATTCGCTGACACAACAACGCCGTTCGAAAGAACAGAGCGATTTTCTTGTTGCTGAAATCAAAGATAAGAAAACAGCACTACAAATTGACCTGAACGCATTAAAGGAACGCCTTTCAGTGGAGTTCAATATTGAACTGAAAGACTTGATCGAACGTGAGGATATGCCCGAATTGACGGAAGATCAAACGACGCTGACCAGCAAATGTAACAAGCTTAAAAAACAGCTCGACGAATTTGGTACTATTAACTTAATGGCGAAAGAAGCCTTCGACGAGATGAACGAACGCTACGACTTTATTAACAAAGAGAAGGCAGATCTAATTGAAGCAAAAAGTTCGCTTATGGCAACAATAAAAGAAATCGATGATACTGCGCAGGTACAGTTTATGTTTACCTTCAACGCCGTACGGGACAATTTTGTCAAAGTGTTCCGCTCACTCTTCAACGAAGAAGATAGCTGCGACCTGATATTGACCGACCCTAATAATCCGCTCGATTCAGACATTGATATTATTGCCAGACCGAAAGGCAAACGCCCTTTATCCATCAATCAGCTTTCTGGAGGCGAAAAAACGCTTACCTCGACGGCATTGCTTTTCTCACTGTATCTTTCCAAGCCTGCCCCATTCTGTATATTTGACGAGGTAGATGCCCCACTGGACGACACCAATATTGATAAATTCAATAATATTATCCGTGATTTCTCAAAGAACTCTCAATTTATTGTGGTCTCCCACAATAAAAAGACCATCGCAAGTACGGATATTATCTATGGTGTCACTATGGTCGAACAGGGTGTCTCCCGCGTTGTCGCGGTAGATTTAAGGGAAGTCGCCTAG
- a CDS encoding MBL fold metallo-hydrolase — translation MKLHAIETGFFKLDGGAMFGVVPKSIWNKTNPADSNNMCTWGNRLLLIEESNRLMLVDTGLGDKQNEKFFSHYYLHGDATLDKSLKSLGYDRNDITDVFLTHLHFDHCGGAIIRDGERLSPAFKNADFWSNSDHWAWATNPNPREKASFLKENILPIQESGRLKFVENVTDPFGENISIRYAHGHTEAMMLPQIKYKGKTVLYMADLLPSVGHIPIPYVMGYDIRPLVTMEERNSYWNEIVDNEYVLFFEHDPVHECCTLQHTEKGIRVKDIFKLNDI, via the coding sequence ATGAAATTACATGCGATCGAAACGGGATTCTTCAAGCTGGATGGTGGCGCCATGTTTGGAGTGGTACCTAAAAGTATCTGGAATAAAACAAATCCAGCGGATTCCAACAATATGTGTACATGGGGCAATAGGCTCCTGCTCATTGAAGAGAGCAATAGACTGATGCTGGTCGATACAGGCCTTGGCGACAAACAAAATGAGAAGTTCTTCAGCCACTACTATCTACATGGCGACGCGACCTTGGATAAATCACTCAAAAGTCTGGGTTATGACCGCAATGATATCACCGACGTCTTCCTGACGCACCTACATTTCGACCATTGTGGCGGAGCCATCATACGCGATGGAGAGCGGCTGTCACCCGCTTTCAAAAATGCGGATTTCTGGAGCAATAGTGACCATTGGGCATGGGCCACGAATCCTAACCCAAGAGAAAAAGCATCATTCCTGAAAGAGAATATACTACCGATTCAGGAAAGTGGCCGGTTGAAATTTGTCGAGAATGTAACGGACCCATTCGGAGAAAACATCTCCATCCGATACGCACATGGTCATACTGAGGCCATGATGTTGCCACAAATAAAATATAAAGGGAAAACGGTTCTGTACATGGCCGACCTACTGCCCTCGGTCGGTCATATTCCCATACCATACGTCATGGGATATGATATCAGGCCGCTGGTCACGATGGAGGAACGAAATAGCTACTGGAATGAAATCGTCGACAACGAATATGTTTTATTTTTTGAACATGACCCTGTTCATGAATGCTGTACCCTGCAGCATACGGAGAAAGGAATCCGCGTCAAAGATATTTTCAAACTCAACGATATTTAA
- a CDS encoding patatin-like phospholipase family protein → MPDTDFLNRKVTLVLGGGGARGLVHIGVIRKLEEQGFEIDEVVGCSIGALVGGIYAQGKMDVLEEWMLNLTKKSVFNMMDFSWRGLGMMKGIKVFNALKSVIPDANIETFPILFKAIATDLNYEKDVVLDFGSMYDAIRASIAIPAVFTAVEDETHVYVDGGVLNPLPINHVSKKDNLIIAVNLESKPDKQYSLIKKLDTKNSNSLDILQASYYVMRRKMSRMIIDLYRPDVVVNIPYNICNLWDYHRAAFLVQKGREYMENALKKSRSIN, encoded by the coding sequence ATGCCAGATACAGATTTTTTAAACCGTAAGGTCACACTCGTCCTGGGTGGCGGTGGTGCAAGAGGATTGGTTCATATCGGTGTCATCCGGAAGCTTGAAGAACAGGGATTTGAGATCGATGAGGTCGTGGGTTGCTCTATAGGCGCTTTGGTCGGTGGTATTTATGCACAGGGGAAAATGGATGTCCTGGAAGAATGGATGCTCAACCTCACCAAGAAATCTGTTTTCAATATGATGGATTTCAGCTGGCGCGGTCTCGGAATGATGAAAGGCATCAAGGTGTTTAATGCGCTGAAGTCAGTAATCCCTGATGCGAATATCGAAACCTTTCCCATACTGTTTAAAGCTATCGCCACTGACCTAAACTACGAAAAGGATGTTGTCCTGGATTTTGGCAGCATGTATGATGCGATCCGTGCTTCCATTGCGATACCAGCTGTTTTCACAGCGGTTGAAGATGAAACACATGTTTATGTGGACGGTGGTGTACTTAATCCGCTGCCCATCAACCACGTCAGTAAAAAAGACAATTTAATAATTGCGGTCAATCTGGAGTCTAAACCCGATAAACAATATTCGCTGATCAAAAAGCTGGACACGAAAAACTCGAATTCACTAGATATCCTGCAGGCATCCTATTATGTGATGCGAAGAAAGATGAGCCGGATGATAATTGATTTGTACCGTCCCGATGTCGTAGTCAATATACCCTATAATATCTGCAATCTTTGGGATTACCACCGTGCGGCATTTTTGGTGCAGAAGGGACGAGAATATATGGAAAATGCACTAAAGAAGTCCCGCAGCATAAATTAG
- the ppk2 gene encoding polyphosphate kinase 2: MAEYDLKELQKIRENKDVLAYLDEHGIVDIDKFNDIYDYEKTLYDLQVELLKLQYDVIEKGKRVIIIFEGRDAAGKGGTIGRVTEHLNPKKVRVVALPKPTEEETGQWYFQRYIRHFPNAGEIVIFDRSYYNRAVVEPVFGFCTDKQHQLFMEQVPEFEKQLIDDGIILIKIFLTISKEEQAERLKERQEDVLKRWKIGSLDQQAQEKWDVYSRYIENLFKVTGTKKSPWFEISKDNKKKARLAAFRVIINAIVGKEQQQLDSFVDKHN, encoded by the coding sequence ATGGCAGAATATGATTTAAAAGAACTTCAGAAAATTCGTGAGAATAAGGATGTGCTCGCTTACCTTGATGAACATGGGATCGTTGACATTGATAAATTCAATGACATTTATGATTACGAAAAGACTCTCTATGATCTACAGGTGGAGTTACTAAAGCTCCAGTATGATGTCATTGAAAAAGGCAAACGTGTCATTATCATCTTTGAAGGAAGAGATGCGGCGGGGAAAGGTGGAACAATCGGGCGCGTCACCGAGCATCTGAACCCCAAGAAAGTACGCGTTGTCGCCCTTCCCAAACCAACGGAAGAGGAAACTGGACAATGGTACTTCCAACGGTACATCAGACATTTTCCAAATGCAGGTGAGATCGTGATCTTCGACCGCAGCTACTATAACAGAGCTGTCGTCGAACCTGTGTTTGGTTTCTGTACCGACAAACAGCACCAGCTATTTATGGAGCAGGTTCCCGAATTTGAAAAGCAGTTAATTGATGACGGCATTATATTAATTAAAATCTTTTTGACGATCAGCAAAGAAGAGCAGGCCGAAAGACTTAAAGAACGACAGGAGGATGTGCTCAAACGCTGGAAAATCGGCAGTCTGGATCAACAAGCACAGGAGAAATGGGATGTATACAGCAGGTATATCGAAAATTTATTCAAAGTAACGGGGACGAAAAAATCTCCCTGGTTTGAAATCAGCAAAGACAACAAGAAGAAGGCGCGGTTAGCGGCATTCCGCGTGATCATAAATGCTATTGTTGGCAAAGAACAGCAGCAGCTGGACTCCTTTGTGGATAAACACAACTAG
- the pckA gene encoding phosphoenolpyruvate carboxykinase (ATP), with product MKKGNIGNAPDLKYLKIDHTGNVFYQLPVSELVEHALANREGQLSDSGALAADTGKFTGRSPKDRFLVEDSLTKDTVWWGEINQPMTPANFEALFSIVANHLSQRTIYVRDCAAGADPLYQLSIRVITETAYQSIFANNLFLRQDGDSTRQPEWSILAAPALLINNPQKYGIHNENFVAIDFTKKIVLIAGTGYTGEIKKSIFSILNFILPFQHNVLAMHCSANTSKDGKTALFFGLSGTGKTTLSADKNRKLIGDDEHGWSDRGIFNFEGGCYAKCVGLTEEKEPEIYHAIRFGSLLENVVLDQLDRPDYDDISKTENTRVSYPIDYMENAEIAGIGNVPEHIFFLTADAFGVLPPISLLNVDQAVYHFVSGYTAKVAGTEVGVKEPTAAFSTCFGQAFLPLHPSRYASLLRAKLEQHPTIKVWLVNTGWIAGPYGIGRRIKLNYTRALIRAAMDGSLLESQFSKHEIFGLDYPTSCGAYVPEQILDARGLWNNNEAYDTQATRLAKLFINNFEKFGPDMPASVIAAGPRIANSVLA from the coding sequence ATGAAAAAGGGTAACATTGGAAACGCGCCTGATTTGAAATATTTGAAAATTGATCATACAGGAAATGTATTTTATCAATTGCCTGTTTCAGAACTGGTCGAACATGCGCTGGCAAATCGCGAGGGGCAATTGTCTGATTCTGGAGCGCTCGCTGCTGACACCGGAAAATTTACGGGAAGATCGCCCAAGGATCGCTTTTTGGTGGAAGATTCTTTAACCAAGGATACAGTTTGGTGGGGAGAAATAAATCAGCCGATGACGCCTGCCAATTTTGAAGCATTATTTTCCATAGTTGCTAACCATCTCAGCCAACGTACAATTTATGTCAGAGACTGTGCAGCAGGGGCAGATCCGTTGTATCAGCTTTCCATCAGGGTTATTACTGAAACGGCTTACCAGAGTATATTTGCCAACAATTTATTTTTAAGACAGGATGGCGATAGTACGCGCCAGCCAGAATGGTCTATATTGGCCGCCCCAGCATTGCTTATCAACAATCCTCAAAAATACGGTATCCACAATGAAAATTTTGTTGCTATTGATTTCACGAAGAAAATCGTATTAATTGCCGGTACAGGTTATACCGGTGAGATCAAGAAAAGCATCTTTTCTATATTGAATTTTATTCTTCCTTTTCAGCATAATGTATTGGCGATGCACTGTTCAGCCAATACTTCCAAAGATGGTAAGACAGCTTTGTTTTTTGGTCTTTCGGGTACCGGCAAGACGACGCTTTCGGCCGACAAAAATAGAAAGCTGATCGGCGATGATGAGCACGGCTGGAGTGACCGTGGTATTTTTAATTTTGAAGGTGGCTGTTATGCCAAATGTGTCGGTCTCACCGAAGAAAAGGAACCTGAGATTTATCATGCCATCCGGTTTGGATCCTTGCTTGAGAATGTTGTTCTGGATCAACTTGACCGACCTGATTACGATGACATCAGCAAGACGGAGAACACACGGGTGTCTTATCCAATAGATTATATGGAAAATGCGGAGATCGCAGGTATAGGAAATGTGCCGGAACATATCTTCTTTCTAACAGCGGATGCTTTCGGAGTACTACCGCCTATATCGCTATTAAACGTTGATCAGGCTGTATACCATTTTGTGAGCGGCTATACAGCGAAGGTCGCTGGAACAGAAGTAGGAGTGAAGGAACCCACGGCGGCTTTTTCTACTTGTTTCGGGCAGGCTTTTCTGCCACTGCACCCTTCTCGATATGCGTCTTTATTACGCGCGAAATTGGAACAGCACCCAACGATTAAAGTCTGGTTGGTTAATACCGGCTGGATTGCAGGGCCTTACGGCATAGGAAGACGTATTAAACTGAATTATACGCGGGCATTGATTCGTGCGGCAATGGACGGATCCCTGCTGGAATCACAATTTAGTAAGCACGAAATATTTGGTCTGGACTATCCAACCAGCTGCGGAGCGTATGTCCCCGAGCAAATTCTGGATGCGAGAGGACTATGGAACAACAATGAAGCTTATGATACGCAAGCCACACGTCTGGCAAAGCTCTTTATCAATAACTTCGAAAAATTTGGTCCTGACATGCCAGCTTCGGTGATAGCCGCAGGTCCACGGATAGCCAACTCGGTCCTTGCATAA